Proteins found in one Quercus robur chromosome 2, dhQueRobu3.1, whole genome shotgun sequence genomic segment:
- the LOC126714863 gene encoding PWWP domain-containing protein 6, protein MGTVETKSKTLIAEPAKPQVHKEKDFELGIDGSAGSGAGSEGAQENGNRVSVNGKEGLDGDLGGGFVEGVKNQVVGTDISVEEGLGGRDFDVLGGGEKDGLEDCEMKGVTSLLKMRESVKVVEVQDGGESESFKKLETLGVEEMASGVDGVSRVVDIGGGVSNKGVEERGHLGEEFVVEDNGGGLSENGQDPDGEIGIVEVPIEDMFVNNEMEEEEGVVDEGHEFSVGDFVWGKIRSHPWWPGQVYDPSDASDYAAKLKVKDRLLVAYFGDGTFAWCQPSQLKPFEENFEEMSRQSNSKTFVYAVHKAVDEISRLLELEMTCSCVTKENGDGLDRPLAVNAGIKDGVNVPEGGIGKLSNIMTEPVDLLGEVKQIAQNISFPSTLGLWVLKSRLAAFYRAKGGYPLPLFHELQPIPGLEDDLNYGAAGISNTVEVPIQGPFAEEWLSSPISPKFGQTGPTTLQKCLGNSDDRLHQRRKQKSIAEIMEGNNDVTAKGKDGDVAEEETTTGKLATSSARKKRKGIDETDAHLGNEATSVTRTKRKARMLGSPLSTNSKVSSVKNDGIGGKEETKKSPSSRRSKKNVDVSIENDGVGEAKGKIEKGSLSRERKKSKYLSPPFTSLIGVQKKKDIEAESCKVSNEAELGEQITTAAGHLAGSPPILKRSRDKLQKKISPELGLGHEPSNISSPQTPKQDLIPVIDPMKVKAPTNQVLTQVRCAALNPTMENKSLEMMGNFMSILRSSVYRDGSNYKAYNKRQTGRKRKNIDTGPGSLGKDQNHTDHKSPGHESKRRKINKNKEPESNQAKPKKSAEIPDAKLKKPKSKQAAGKSKMKTSVKENEGEASAVAALFATFGPGSCLPTKADLLKIYSKFGALNEAETDMFYNSFCARIAFIRSSDAEAALNQSLQSNPFKSAYVTFRLLYPKPGSKTREIREIPPPNAVSVPSVQGKTQEKSSDSQPLQLDYLKQKLEMMNSMLENSGGKVSPDTKGKLESEIKGLLEKLSTEPGSSSS, encoded by the coding sequence ATGGGAACGGTTGAGACCAAGTCTAAAACCCTAATAGCTGAACCAGCTAAACCTCAAGTCCATAAAGAGAAAGACTTTGAATTGGGTATTGATGGTTCGGCCGGTTCTGGGGCAGGTTCAGAGGGGGCACAAGAAAATGGGAATAGGGTTTCTGTAAATGGAAAGGAGGGTTTGGATGGTGATTTGGGAGGTGGGTTTGTTGAGGGAGTTAAGAATCAGGTAGTTGGGACCGATATTTCGGTAGAGGAGGGTTTGGGAGGCCGAGATTTTGATGTTTTGGGTGGAGGGGAGAAAGATGGGCTCGAGGATTGTGAGATGAAGGGAGTAACTTCTTtgttgaaaatgagagaaagtGTGAAGGTAGTTGAGGTTCAAGATGgtggtgagagtgagagtttCAAAAAGTTGGAAACTTTAGGCGTTGAGGAAATGGCCAGTGGTGTTGATGGGGTGTCGCGTGTTGTAGATATAGGCGGGGGAGTGTCGAATAAAGGTGTGGAAGAGAGGGGGCATTTGGGAGAGGAATTTGTGGTTGAGGATAATGGTGGTGGTTTGAGCGAAAATGGGCAAGACCCAGATGGGGAAATTGGGATTGTTGAGGTTCCAATTGAGGATATGTTTGTGAACAATGAGATGGAAGAAGAGGAGGGTGTGGTTGATGAAGGGCATGAGTTTTCTGTGGGTGATTTTGTGTGGGGTAAGATTAGGAGTCACCCTTGGTGGCCAGGCCAGGTATATGATCCTTCAGATGCTTCAGATTATGCAGCGAAGTTGAAGGTGAAAGACCGGTTGCTTGTGGCATACTTTGGAGATGGCACGTTTGCTTGGTGCCAACCCTCTCAGTTGAAGCCTTTTGAGGAGAATTTTGAAGAGATGTCACGGCAGAGTAACTCAAAGACCTTTGTTTATGCTGTGCATAAGGCTGTGGATGAGATTAGTAGGCTTTTAGAGCTAGAGATGACTTGTTCTTGTGTAACAAAAGAGAACGGAGATGGACTTGATAGACCATTGGCAGTGAATGCTGGAATCAAGGATGGAGTCAATGTGCCAGAAGGTGGAATTGGGAAGCTTTCAAACATTATGACTGAGCCAGTGGATCTTCTTGGTGAAGTGAAACAAATTgcgcagaatatttcctttcccaGCACACTTGGGCTTTGGGTGTTAAAGAGCCGGCTGGCAGCTTTTTATCGTGCAAAGGGGGGTTATCCCTTGCCTTTGTTTCATGAGCTACAACCAATTCCCGGCCTTGAAGACGATTTGAATTATGGGGCAGCAGGCATAAGTAATACAGTGGAAGTCCCAATCCAAGGGCCATTTGCTGAAGAGTGGCTTTCTTCACCAATAAGTCCTAAATTTGGCCAAACTGGTCCAACCACGTTGCAGAAGTGCCTAGGGAATTCAGATGATAGACTACATCAAAGAAGGAAGCAAAAAAGTATTGCTGAAATTATGGAAGGGAACAACGATGTTACAGCAAAAGGCAAGGATGGAGATGTGGCTGAAGAAGAGACAACCACAGGCAAATTGGCAACATCATCTGcgaggaagaaaaggaaaggcATTGATGAAACTGATGCTCATCTAGGCAATGAGGCAACTTCTGTAACAAGGACTAAGAGAAAGGCAAGGATGTTGGGGTCTCCATTAAGTACTAATAGCAAAGTTTCTAGTGTAAAAAATGATGGCATTGGTGGCAAGGAAGAAACGAAGAAGAGCCCTTCGTCTAGAAGGAGCAAGAAGAATGTAGATGTCAGCATTGAAAATGATGGTGTTGGTGAGGCCAAAGGAAAAATTGAGAAGGGCTCTTTGTCAAGGGAAAGGAAGAAGAGCAAGTACTTGTCCCCTCCCTTCACAAGTCTAATTGGGgtgcaaaagaagaaagacatAGAAGCAGAGTCCTGTAAAGTTTCTAATGAAGCTGAATTAGGGGAGCAGATTACCACTGCTGCTGGCCACCTTGCTGGGTCCCCTCCAATTCTGAAGCGTAGTCGTGACAAATTGCAGAAGAAAATCTCCCCAGAACTTGGGCTGGGGCATGAGCCTTCTAATATCTCAAGTcctcaaacaccaaaacaagATTTGATCCCAGTCATTGATCCGATGAAAGTTAAGGCACCCACTAATCAAGTTCTCACTCAAGTTCGCTGTGCTGCTCTTAATCCCACAATGGAAAACAAATCCCTTGAAATGATGGGCAACTTTATGTCCATACTCAGAAGTTCAGTCTATCGTGATGGATCAAATTACAAAGCGTACAACAAGCGTCAAACTggtagaaagagaaagaatataGACACTGGGCCTGGGTCATTGGGTAAAGACCAAAATCATACTGACCACAAATCACCTGGACATGAATCCAAGCGGAGGAAGATCAATAAGAACAAGGAACCGGAGTCAAATCAGGCTAAACCAAAGAAATCTGCTGAAATACCAGATGCAAAGCTTAAAAAGCCTAAGTCAAAGCAAGCTGCTGGAAAATCCAAAATGAAGACCAGTGTTAAGGAGAATGAGGGGGAAGCTTCTGCTGTAGCAGCGCTTTTTGCGACATTTGGACCAGGATCCTGCTTGCCCACTAAAGCTGATCTTCTCAAAATTTACAGTAAGTTTGGCGCGCTAAATGAAGCGGAAACGGATATGTTCTACAACAGTTTCTGTGCTCGGATTGCCTTTATTAGGAGCTCTGATGCAGAAGCAGCCTTAAATCAGTCACTACAAAGTAACCCTTTTAAATCTGCCTACGTCACTTTCCGACTCCTATATCCAAAACCTGGATCGAAGACTCGTGAAATAAGAGAGATCCCACCACCAAACGCTGTTTCTGTACCCAGTGTCCAAGGCAAGACGCAAGAGAAGTCTTCTGATTCACAGCCATTACAACTTGACTACCTGAAGCAGAAACTTGAGATGATGAACTCAATGCTGGAAAACTCAGGTGGTAAGGTGTCGCCCGATACGAAAGGCAAATTGGAGAGTGAAATAAAAGGCCTATTGGAGAAGTTGAGCACTGAGCCAGGATCTTCCTCATCTTAG
- the LOC126714864 gene encoding universal stress protein A-like protein, whose amino-acid sequence MEIEIEGGSVTRILMGVSESTIKGHPHASISSRGAFDWTIQKIVRHNTSAFKLLFLHVQVPDEDGFDDMDSIYASPEDFKNLMNRDRAKGLHLLEYFVTRCHEIGVSCEAWIKRGDAKEVICHEVKRVQPDLLVVGSRGLGPFQRVFVGTVSEFCVKHAECPVITIKRSADEAPQDPVDD is encoded by the exons ATGGAGATAGAGATAGAGGGTGGTTCCGTGACTCGGATATTGATGGGAGTGAGCGAGTCGACAATCAAAGGGCACCCACACGCTTCAATAAGCAGCAGAGGAGCTTTTGATTGGACAATCCAGAAGATCGTTCGCCACAACACCTCTGCTTTCAAGCTTCTCTTCCTTCATGTCCAAGTCCCCGATGAAGATG GTTTTGATGACATGGATAGTATTTATGCGTCACCTGaagattttaaaaacttgaTGAACAGGGATCGGGCAAAAGGGCTTCACCTGCTTGAGTATTTTGTTACTAGATGTCATGAAATTGGG GTTTCTTGTGAGGCATGGATCAAGAGAGGTGATGCCAAAGAAGTAATCTGCCATGAGGTGAAGAGAGTCCAACCCGATCTTCTGGTTGTGGGAAGTCGGGGTCTTGGCCCTTTTCAGAG GGTTTTTGTAGGAACTGTAAGTGAATTCTGTGTGAAGCATGCTGAATGCCCTGTCATCACAATCAAACGCAGTGCAGATGAAGCTCCTCAGGACCCTGTTGATGACTGA
- the LOC126714865 gene encoding disease resistance protein RUN1-like, protein MAIVTNERASSSFSSYSSSTHRWSYDVFLSFRGEDTRYGFTGHLYKALCDKGFNTFMDNHLQRGEEISVELLKAIELSMISIIVFSENYASSTWCMNELVKIFECKNNGQLVLPIFYKVNPSEIRKIKGKFGIDLAKHEEKLKDDVEKVQRWRATLTKAANLSGFLYRDGCNEFEFEFIQRVIKEISSMKSNRVHLFVAKYPIGIDFQVEAIKLLLDMDSDDVRMIGIHGLGGIGKTTISRAVYNKIADLFEGSCFLENVREMSNINGGIIQLQETLLSKILRDRYLKVNSVSEGTSLIKERLHCKKVLLILDDVDTSKEIENLLGECNWFSSGSRVIITTSDKQVLATLGRDHQIYKVEELNQRQALELFSLHAFQTSKPKDDYSNLAKQIICYANGLPLALKIMGSDLCGKSIPEWKSAIEKYKNIPHEDIEKILRISYDGLGKNEKDIFLDIACFFKGFHKDDVVNILDSCNLYPIYGIGKLIDKCLITVDSIGILLMHDLLQKLGREIVQQESKELENRSRIWCYNDAHELLTGNMGSNKIRGIMLHSPEPIKVSLKSKVFKRMKNLKYLIGDVHIDKELDYLPHKLRFLEWNVSPLSLSSKCLPPQQLVALKMSSFIVENVFKQEFQYKNLKSIRLSRCDSITKVPDLCAPNLETLEILGCINLIEVHESIGFLDKLKLWKILVCRKLEILPSKLVLKSLEYFYLSLCMSLKKFPDIHPEMKRLKELVLFFNDFRELPSSLGYLSGLRTLSFCHYLKEFPIRNNKLQLLEEKDTLTSKLGMAFTRPGFLSLTSLDLSHGNITELDFWMQPYCFPVLRSINLAGTSIVTIPESIIKFTRLAHLDIKNCERLRDIPRLPQSIETVNAENCNYLDPQSSINLWKQFGEILGILPEAATSNSLPEFESEIGSSGSESEIESDIVLDDSKSESQIQSSGFEFKSQFDFYLPYLLLPGNEIPKWCKFNHQSVGNSVSFWVGPKFSNLDVCVAFPYHSWFAYFSDDFSIGISINNCEKQIICRAHVTSDTDHLWLIYGQLNISNPCEQNHIELEVTGSKNSRSDYTNCLRFHVECICCPPRPDIPLIPMAPILPHVWDQWAFNNVDEDSRLSMETTALMGLKAVI, encoded by the exons ATGGCTATCGTGACCAATGAAAgagcctcttcttctttttcttcttattcgTCTTCCACTCACCGATGGAGCTATGATGTTTTTTTGAGTTTTCGAGGTGAAGATACCCGTTATGGTTTTACTGGCCATTTATATAAGGCTTTGTGTGACAAGGGTTTTAACACCTTCATGGATAATCACCTTCAAAGAGGAGAAGAAATTTCAGTGGAACTTCTCAAAGCCATTGAACTGTCGATGATTTCTATCATCGTATTTTCTGAAAACTATGCGTCTTCTACTTGGTGCATGAATGAACTTGTCAAGATTTTTGAGTGTAAGAATAATGGCCAGTTGGTGTTACCAATTTTTTATAAAGTGAATCCATCAGAGATACGTAAAATAAAGGGAAAGTTTGGGATAGACCTTGctaaacatgaagaaaaattaaaagatgatgTGGAGAAGGTTCAAAGGTGGAGGGCAACATTGACTAAAGCAGCTAATTTATCTGGATTTCTTTACCGTGATGg CTGCAATGAATTCGAATTTGAATTTATCCAAAGAGTTATTAAAGAAATATCAAGTATGAAATCAAATCGCGtgcatttatttgttgctaAATATCCAATTGGAATAGATTTTCAAGTGGAGGCCATAAAATTGCTTTTAGATATGGATTCAGATGATGTTCGCATGATAGGAATTCATGGTCTTGGAGGAATAGGTAAGACTACAATTTCAAGAGctgtttataataaaattgcTGATCTTTTTGAAGGAAGCTGTTTTCTAGAGAATGTTAGAGAAATGTCTAATATAAATGGTGGCATAATCCAACTACAAGAGACACTTCTCTCTAAGATCTTACGAGATAGATATTTGAAGGTGAACAGTGTATCTGAAGGAACTAGTTTGATAAAGGAAAGACTTCATTGTAAAAAAGTTCTTTTAATTCTAGATGATGTggatacatcaaaagaaatagaaaatttgcTTGGAGAATGTAATTGGTTTTCTTCAGGAAGTAGAGTCATTATAACAACAAGTGACAAACAAGTGCTAGCTACTCTTGGAAGAGATCATCAAATTTACAAGGTTGAAGAATTGAATCAACGTCAAGCTCTTGAACTTTTTAGTCTACATGCCTTCCAAACAAGTAAACCCAAAGATGATTATTCAAATCTTGCAAAGCAAATTATATGTTATGCCAATGGCCTCCCATTAGCTTTAAAAATAATGGGTTCTGATTTGTGTGGAAAAAGTATACCAGAATGGAAAAGTGCAATAGAAAAGTATAAAAACATTCCACATGAAGACATTGAAAAGATACTTAGAATAAGTTATGATGGATTGGGAAAAAACGAAAAGGATATTTTTCTCGATATTGCGTGCTTCTTCAAAGGATTCCACAAGGATGATGTTGTAAATATATTAGATAGTTGCAATCTATATCCAATTTATGGTATTGGAAAGCTTATCGATAAGTGTCTCATAACTGTTGATTCAATTGGTATTTTGCTTATGCATGACTTGCTACAAAAATTGGGTAGAGAAATTGTACAACAAGAATCAAAAGAACTTGAAAACCGTAGCAGAATATGGTGTTATAATGATGCTCATGAATTGCTAACCGGAAATATG GGATCAAATAAAATTCGAGGTATTATGTTGCACTCACCTGAACCAATAAAGGTGTCATTGAAATCTAAAGTTTTCAAAAGGatgaaaaatctcaaatatCTGATAGGTGATGTACACATTGATAAAGAACTTGATTATCTACCGCATAAGTTAAGGTTTCTTGAATGGAATGTATCTCCTCTTTCCTTATCCTCCAAATGTCTTCCTCCTCAACAACTTGTTGCACTCAAAATGTCTAGCTTTATAGTGGAGAATGTATTCAAGCAG gagttccagtacaaaaatttgaaaagtatcaGACTGAGTAGGTGTGATTCGATTACTAAAGTACCCGACTTGTGTGCCCCAAACTTAGAGACATTGGAAATTTTAGGGTGTATAAATTTAATTGAAGTTCATGAGTCCATTGGATTTCTTGATAAGCTTAAATTATGGAAAATTTTGGTTTGTCGAAAACTTGAAATTCTTCCAAGTAAGCTGGTGTTGAAATCTCTTGAGTATTTTTATCTTAGCTTGTGCATGAGTCTTAAGAAGTTCCCTGATATACACCCAGAAATGAAACGTTTAAAAgaattagttttgttttttaatgattttagaGAATTGCCTTCATCACTGGGGTATCTCTCTGGGCTTCGTACGTTAAGTTTTTGCCATTACCTTAAGGAGTTTCCAATTCGCAACAACAAATTGCAACTGCTTGAGGAAAAAGATACTCTTACTTCCAAATTGGGAATGGCCTTTACAAGACCTGGGTTTCTAAGCTTGACAAGTCTAGATCTTAGTCATGGAAATATAACTGAATTAGATTTTTGGATGCAACCCTATTGCTTCCCCGTATTGAGATCTATAAATCTAGCTGGAACTAGTATTGTTACCATCCCAGAAAGTATTATCAAATTTACTAGATTAGCACATCTTGACATAAAAAACTGCGAACGGCTTCGGGATATTCCAAGGCTTCCGCAATCTATAGAAACAGTCAATGCAGAGAATTGCAATTATCTGGATCCACAATCATCAATCAATTTATGGAagcag TTTGGAGAAATTCTAGGGATTTTACCTGAAGCTGCAACAAGCAATAGTCTCCCCGAATTTGAATCAGAAATTGGGAGCTCTGGATCTGAATCTGAAATTGAGAGTGATATTGTCCTTGATGACTCCAAATCTGAATCTCAAATTCAGAGCTCTGGTTTTGAATTTAAATCTCAATTTGACTTCTATTTACCTTATCTTCTACTGCCAGGAAATGAGATTCCAAAGTGGTGCAAATTTAACCACCAGAGCGTTGGAAATTCCGTATCATTCTGGGTCGGtcccaaattttcaaatttggatGTCTGTGTTGCTTTTCCGTATCATTCGTGGTTCGCCTATTTCAGTGACGATTTTTCAATTGGCATTTCcattaataattgtgaaaaacaaattatttgTAGGGCTCATGTAACAAGTGATACTGATCATCTGTGGTTAATTTATGGGCAATTGAATATATCAAATCCATGTGAACAGAATCATATTGAGCTTGAGGTTACAGGTTCAAAAAACTCAAGATCCGATTACACAAATTGCTTGAGGTTCCATGTAGAATGCATCTGTTGTCCTCCAAGACCCGATATTCCTCTCATCCCCATGGCTCCTATTCTGCCACATGTGTGGGATCAATGGGCTTTTAACAATGTAGATGAAGATTCAAGGCTTTCAATGGAAACAACCGCATTAATGGGTTTGAAGGCTGTGATTTAA
- the LOC126714866 gene encoding uncharacterized protein LOC126714866 encodes MEENPPRVSRKNGTHLEASRVEPTSSRKSRYSVVEDGAGGDQIECSGKHCKACTAGLIADCVALCCCPCAVVNFLALAFVKVPWMVGRRLWLGFKKKKKGQSQSRLETKRKCSKRSESSGCVVVERDIGNVRRKRVEEDILPDIASGFCEEEGMESGSARFEAERVWLELYQVGHLGFGRVSFTGIQSLGKGN; translated from the coding sequence ATGGAGGAGAACCCACCTCGAGTTTCACGTAAAAATGGGACCCACTTAGAGGCTTCAAGAGTTGAACCAACCAGTAGTAGGAAGAGCCGGTACAGCGTCGTTGAAGATGGTGCAGGAGGAGATCAGATCGAGTGCTCTGGCAAGCACTGCAAAGCATGCACTGCTGGATTGATAGCTGACTGTGTAGCCCTCTGTTGTTGTCCATGTGCGGTGGTGAACTTTCTTGCTCTTGCATTTGTGAAAGTTCCGTGGATGGTTGGGAGGAGATTGTGGCTGGGgttcaagaaaaagaagaagggtcAGAGTCAAAGCAGGCTGGAAACGAAGAGGAAATGCAGCAAGAGGAGTGAAAGTAGTGGATGTGTGGTGGTGGAGAGAGATATTGGGAATGTGAgaaggaagagagttgaggaagaTATATTGCCTGATATTGCATCTGGGTTTTGTGAAGAAGAGGGAATGGAAAGCGGTAGTGCAAGGTTTGAAGCTGAGAGAGTTTGGCTAGAGTTGTATCAGGTTGGTCATTTGGGTTTTGGGAGGGTTTCCTTCACTGGAATTCAATCTCTGGGTAAGGGAAATTAG